In the Acidobacteriota bacterium genome, CCGGGAAAGGCGCGGTTTATACCTTCACACGCAGCGGCGCCGCCTGGACGCAGGAGCCGAAGCTGACCGACGCCGTCACAACGGCGGGCAATTTCGGCTGGGCCGTCGCGCAGAATGGCAGCACGCTGGTCGTCACCGCGCAAGGTGATGAAAGCGCGCGCGGTTCTGCGTTTGTTTATGTACGAACAGGTGCGACATGGACGTTTCAACAAAAACTCATTGCCAACGACCGTACGGCCTTCGATTATTTTGGCTATGCGGTTGCCATCAGCGGCGACACAGTGGTCGTGGGAGCTTACCAGGACGACATTGGCGCAAATCAGGATCAGGGTTCGGCGTACGTATTCACGCGCACCGGCGCAACCTGGGCACAGCAACAGAAACTATTCATCGCAAATGGCTTGGCGAGAGACGGATTTGGCTCCGCGGTTGCGCTGGATGTTGACACTCTGGTTGTCGGAGCGCCTACCTCTATTGATCAGTTTTTTGTTCATCGCCCAGGTGCAGCCTATGTATTCGCACGCAACGGGGCGACTTGGACGCAGGTACAAACACTCACGCCTGCCGATAGTAAGCCCGATGATTCCTTTGGCGCTGCGCTCGCGTTGAGCGGCAGCACGCTGGTGGTGGGAGGATGGAGTGCCGTCAACAGCACTCCTCGTTCCCAGGGCCGGGCATACGTTTTCACCAGAGTAGGAAATTGGGTACAGCAACAGCAACTCAATCCCAATGGTCGCACCTCCGATGACGATTTTGGCTGGTCAGTCGCGCTGAGCGAGGGCACCGTAGTTGTCGGGGCGCGTCGTGACTTTCCGGGCAATCTTGTTTTTCAAGGTTGCGCGTACACCTTCGTCAGCCCATCCTGTCCGACGATCACTCTTGCCCCAGATACGCTTCCTGGTGGCGAACCCGGCATTATTTATAGCCAGCAACTCAGCGCCAGCAACGGCATTGGCGGAGGAACATACCAATACGCGGTGTCGCATGGCATGTTGCCGCCCGGGTTGACGCTGGACGCATCAGGCCTGTTGCAAGGGGTGCCCACCACGCCTGGAATGTATCGCTTCACAATTGCCGCCTGGTCTATCCCCAGTCTTTGTTCCGGCAACCGTGAATACTCCATTGCGATTCTGTCCTGCCCGACGATTACGGTTGGCCCGGCAGCATTGCCTGTTGGCGTGCTGGGCAAAGCGTATAACCAAACGGTGACGGCTGTTGCCAATGGAGGCGGCACGTTTGTGTTCACGTATGCATTGACATCGGGCGCGTTGCCGCCTGGGGTGAGCCTGAGCGCAAATGGAATGCTGACCGGAACACCGACGCAGCCGGGCATTTATCAATTCACCATTACAGCCAGTGCGGGCGGTTGTTCAGGAATGCAAATGTATTCGATGGAGATTTTGCAGGCTTGTCCAACATTCACAGTTACACCGCCATTGATGCCCAATGGCAACGTCGGTACCCCTTATCATCAGGCGATCACAGTAACAGGAGGCGCTGCGCCATATAGTTTCGGCATTACTTTTGGCAGCACCTTGCCACCGGGACTGACATTTATTGGCGGAGTTCTCAGCGGAACACCGACTCAAGCGGGAACCTATGGATTTACAACGCGAATCCGGGATGCGAATGGATGCGAGCTCTTGCAGGGATTTGATGTGACAATCAATCCTCCCTGCCAATCCATCACCATCAATCCGGCGACATTGCCGAATGGCACGTTGGGCATGCTTTACAACCAAACGCTGACGGCTTCGGTGTCCTCGTTTTCTGTGAACTTCACGGTGTCGGGGGGCGCATTGCCTCCGGGAATAAACCTCAGCGCAGCAGGCATTCTGAGCGGAACGCCAACTCAAACAGGCAATTTTGATTTTACAGTGACCGTGACCGCGAATGGCTGCACGGGAACTCGCAGTTATACGTTGCTGGTGAACCAAACCGGCGGAACCAGTCCGAATAACTTGCAATTCTATCCGCTGGCGCATCCGGTGCGGTTGCTGGATACCCGCGCTGGCCAGGCCGGTTGCGATGCTCCCGGAGCGAAGATTACCGGTGGGACTTCGCGCACGCAGACCGCAGCGGGCAGAACTTGTGATGGTTTGACGATTCCGGCCAATGCCGCTGCGCTGGTCGGCAATGCGACTTCGGTGCAATCCGGCGGAGGTTATTTCACGCTATATCCCAGCGACATCGCCAAGCCGAATTCCGCAAACTCCAACTATTCGGCGAACCAGATTTTGAACAGTCTGTTCACGGTTCGATTGGGAGCCAACGACGGAGCCTTCAAAATCTTTGTTTCGACCGACACCGACATCGTCGTGGACATCACCGGCTATTACGCTGCGCCGTCGGCGACAGGCTTGTACTTCCATCCGCTGCCCAAGCCTGTGCGATTGTTGGATACGCGCGAGGGACAAACTGCCTGCTTCGCGCCGGGCCTGCCGCTGCAAGGCGATTCGACGATGACGCAACTGGGCGCCACAACGTGTGACAACGTGTTAATTCCTGCGGGAGCGCTGGCGCTGACGGGGAATGCGACCACGGTCAGTCCACAAGCCAACGGTTTTTTGACGCTCTATCCATCCAATGCGACGCGCCCATTGATCGCCAGCGCGAATTACCAGCCGGGCGTGAATCTGAACTCGCCGTTTATGGTGGGCCTCGCACCAAGTGGCCAGTTCAACATTTACGTCGCGTCAACGACTGATTTGGTGGTGGATGTGACGGGCTATTACAGCACGCAACTCAACGACGGCAATGGCCAAGGCTTGCTGTTTAACGCGCTCGCCGCACCGACGCGCTTGCTCGATACGCGCACAGGACAAACGGCTTGCTTCACGCCAAACGCTCCGATGACCGGAGGCGCGAGCTACCTGCAACCGGCGACCGGCGCTTGCTCGAACGTTCCGGCGACAGCTAAAGCTGTGGTTGGCAATGCGACCGCCGTCAACGAAGTCGCAAATGGCTACCTGACCTTCTGGCCGAGCGATGCGAATCAACCCTTCATCGCCACGTCGAACTATCGAACGGGGATTGTATTTAACCGGCATTTCACAGTGGGACTTGGAGCCGATGGCGCTTTCAAACGCTACGCGGCAGCGACGACGGATTTGGTGATTGACCTGGTCGGGTACTTTGCGCCGTGAAGTCGGCGCTGCGCAGTGACGAAACGGTACGAATCAATCAGTTCGCCGAGGACACGCGAACACAAGAGAAGAAGGAGGAAATTTTGAACTTACAGGGAAAACATCGGGTCGTCGTGTGCGCGCTGATGCTCGTAATAGGAATCGGCGGCGCGTGGGTGGGATCAACTTCAATCGCCGCCCGTCTGGAAGGGGAGTCGAATGTGCTGAAAGGCGAAGCAGCGATTGATCAATTGAAGCGAGAGGGCCAAGACCAGTCGCTGCAAGCAGCCATGCAACAGGCGCGGCTGGCGGTCAGCCATGCAACGCAAACTCCGTTAGGACGCGCCGCCTGGCACGCGCCGAACCGTTCAGCGGGATATGACGCCTATGTGACCGAAAGCGGTGTCAGCATTGCCCTCAACAACCAAACATACGTCAGCCTGCATTTGCAGAAGCTGGGATACGGCGCGGCATTGCGAACTGTTGCGCCGGGCAAAGTCAGCGGCGACAAACAATCCATCAACATCGAGCGCAATGACGGCGTGCGGGAATGGTTTTTCAACAGCGCGGATGGATTGGAACATGGCTTCACGCTTGATCATCGGCCGGACGGACAGGCAGGGGAGCCGTTACGGTTGACGCTACAAGTCAGCGCCGGTTGGCAGACCGTCGCAAGCGAAGACGGAAAGCTTGTGACGTTGCGCAATTCCAAGGGACAGGCGATCGAATACGGCAAACTGGCAGTGCGCGACAATGCGGGGATCGAGATTCCGGCTCGGCTGACGGTTGCCGATGAACAAGTCGTGATTGAAGTGCAAGACCGCGATGCGGCTTATCCGTTGACGATTGACCCACTCTTTACACTGCAACAACGGCTGTTGGCGGCGGATGGTCAGGCGTTTGAGTACTTCGGGTATTCGGTCGCGCTGAGCGGGAATACGGCAATTGTCGGTGCGCCGTATGATGAAAATTCGCGCGGCTCAGCCTACATTTTCGTGCGCAACGGCACTGTGTGGACGCAACAGACGCGCCTGCTTGCCAGCGACGGCGCGCTCAACGATTACTTTGGCTGGTCGGTCGCGCTCGATGGCGACACCGCGCTCGTCGGCACGCTTTACGGTCCGGGCAGCGTCAACGCTGATCAAGGTGCAGCGTATGTTTTTGTGCGCAACGGCACGACCTGGACGCAACAGCAAAAACTCTCGGCCAGCGATGGCCAGTTGGGGGCGCATTTCGGCACGGCGGTGGCGCTTGATGGCAATACGGCGCTTGTCGGCGCGCCTGACTATCAAAGCCAGCCGCTGTTGCTGACCACTGGCGCAGCCTATGTTTTCGTGCGCAATGGCACGGCTTGGACTCAGCAAAAACAACTGCTGGCTTATGGCAGCGACGGTGGTGACCAATTTGGCGCGTCGGTCGCGGTTGATGGTGACACCGCGCTCATTGGGGCTCCGGGCAAGGACTTGTCCAGTGTCGGCATTCCTCACCCCGATCAAGGATCGGCTTATATCTTCAGACGCAACGGCGCGGATTGGGTACAGGGAAATCCACTCAATTCCATCCTCAATGGAGGTCAGGCGGGCGATGCCTTTGGGAATTCCGTGGCGCTCAGCGGTGACACGGCGTTGATCGGTTCTTATCTGTCAGGCAGCACCGATTTTGGAGCCGTATATGTTTGGGAGCGAAGCCTGGCGGGAGCATGGAATTACGCAACAATCCTGTTCCAAGGCGCCAATACCGTCAAACATTTTGGTGTCTCGTTGGCGCTCGATGGTGATACGGCGGTCGTTGGCGCTTCGCTCAGGCTGTTTGAGTCCGCCGTAGACAGCCGTACGGCCTGGGTATACGCCAAGATCAACAATGAATGGCGACAGATCAGACAGTTTGGTCAGGATGTTGGCACTGTTTCAACCAGGATTGAGGATCGTTTTGGGGCTGCGGTGGCGATTGATGACAACACAGTGCTGATCGGAGCCTATCAAAGCGACGCCACCGCGATTGATCAAGGCGCAGCGTATGTTTACGCATTACACGACAGCCAACATATCCAAAGTTCCAAGCTAACCGCCAACGATGGAGTCGCCAGCGACCATTTTGGGAAAGCAATGAGCCTCAGTGGCGACACATTGGCGATCAGCGCGGATGAAGACGACATCGGCACGAACGCGAATCAAGGTTCGGTGTATGTTTTCACGAGGAACGGAGCAAATTGGACATTCCAGCAAAAGCTGACCGCCAACGATGGAGCGGCGCAGGATCGTTTTGGGAATGCGGTGGCAATTGACGGTGAAACATTGGTGGTGGGTGCGGCGCTGGACGACATCAACACAAATCCTGATCAGGGTTCGGTCTATGTTTTCGTACGCAATGGAGCGAACTGGGGGCTTCAGCAAAAACTGACGGCTATCGCCATTGACGCTCTGCCTGACGATCACTTTGGCGCTTCTGTGACAGTCAGCGGCGACACCATCGCTTTGGGCGCGCCGGGTGTGAACCAGGGACGAGGCGCGGCCTATGTTTTCACGCGCACAGGCACAACCTGGTCGGAGCAAGCGAAACTCTTCCTCAGCGGAAACATCCCGCCAATCTCTCTTGGTTCAGCGGTGGCGATAAATGGCGATGCCTTGGCGATCGGTGCGCCGATGGATGACAGCGAACAAGGAGCAGTGTACCCGTATCGGCGCTCCGGTACATCCTGGTTGCCGATTCCCAAACTAATCCCTTTCAACCCTGCGCCGGGCGCGCGATTCGGATCAGCATTGGCAATGACGCCGGAGTACAATCAGTTATTTGTCGGCGCTCCCAGCGAAACCGTCGGCAGTAACACCCATCAGGGAGCCGTTTACGGTTATAGCTACAGCGGCGCAAATTGGTTCCCAGCCGGTTACTTCACTGCGATTGACGGCGCGGCGGAAGATAATTTCGGCAGTGCCGTTGCCGCTGGCAACAATATCGCCATCGTTGGCGCGCCAGGCGATAACATCGGCGCAAACAACGATCAAGGTTCGGCCTATGTTTACAACTACCGTGGCGGTTACTGGAATTGGCAAAAGAAACTTATCGCCAACGACGGAGCGACATCGGATGCGTTCGGCAGTTCGGTTGCTGTGGGTGAAGATGCAGTGATTGCCGGAGCGCCAAACGATGCTGTCGGCACAAATGCGGGACAAGGCTCTGCGTACGTGTTCATTAGCCCGGTCTGTCCCGCGCTGACGATTACGCCGACCAGTTTGCCCAACAGTTCGATTGGGGCGATGTATAACCAGGCCCTGGCTACCACTGGTGCTGGCATTGGGGATTATCAGTACACGTTGTCAGATGGTGTGTTGCCTCCTGGCGTATTTCTGGAATCCTTCGGAATTCTGCATGGCGCTCCAACAACGGCGGGGACATATCGGTTTACGATTAAATCCACCTTCAACTCTAACCTTTGTGCGGGCAGCCGTAGTTTCACCGTTACAATTCTGCCGCCTTGTCTGGGGCTGACCATCAATCCGGGAACTTTGCCGGACGGCACGGTGGGAGCCGCGTATAACCAGACGATCACGGCGATGGGGGAAGCGCCGCCCTACACATTTGCGATCAGCACGGGAACATTGCCTGCCGGTTTGTCGTTGGCGACCAACGGCGCGCTGACAGGTGTGCCGACGGCTGTCGGCGCTTACAACTTTTCGGTGCAAGCCAGCGACGCCAACGGTTGCATCGGTGCACAGCCTTACACAGTTACAATCCATGAAAGTGCAAGTGGCAGTGGTTTGCAATTTTATCCGCTGGCGCATCCGGTGCGGTTGCTGGATACCCGCGCTGGCCAGGCCGGTTGCGATGCTCCCGGAGCGAAGATTACTGGCGGGACTTCGCGCACACAGACGGCAGCGGGTAGAACTTGTGATGGTTTGACGATTCCGGCGAATGCCGCGGCGCTGGTCGGCAATGCGACTTCGGTGCAATCGGGCGGAGGCTACTTCACGCTGTATCCCAGCGACATCGCCAAGCCGAATTCGGCGAACTCGAATTACTCCGCAAACCAGATTTTGAATAGCTTATTCACGGTTCGATTGGGAGCCAACGACGGAGCCTTCAAAATCTTTGTTTCGACCGACACCGACATCGTCGTGGACGTCACTGGGTATTACGCGCCGCCTTCCGCAAGTGGCTTGTACTTCCATCCGCTGCCGAAACCCGTGCGGATGCTCGACACGCGCCAGGGAGCAAGCGCTTGCTTCGCGCCGGGCTTGCCGCTGCAGGGCGATTCGACCAGAACGCAGATCGGCACGACGACCTGTGACAACGTGTTGATTCCGGCTGGCGCATTGGCGCTGACCGGCAACGCCACGACCGTCAGTCCGCAGGCCAACGGCTTTTTGACGCTCTACCCCGCGGACGCCGCGCGCCCGTTGATCGCCAGCGCGAATTACCAGCCGGGCGTGAATCTGAACTCGCCATTTATGGTGGGACTCGCGCCAAGCGGTCAGTTCAACATCTACGTCGCTTCGACCACGGATTTGGTGGTGGATGTGACGGGGTATTACAGCACGCAGCTTAACGACTCGAACGGACAAGGCTTGTTGTTCAACGCATTGGCAGCACCCACGCGATTGCTGGATACGCGCGCGGGGCAAACGGCTTGTTACACACCTAATGTTTCAATGACCGGAGGCGCGAGCTACCTGCAACCGGCGACCGGCGCTTGCTCGAACGTTCCGGCGACTGCCAAAGCCGTGGTCGGCAACGCAACGACGCTGAATTCAGCAGCCAACGGCTACCTGACATTCTGGCCAAGCGATGCGGCCCAGCCCCTCATCGCCACGTCGAACTACCGAACCGGCATTGACTTCAACCGCCACTTCACTGTCGGACTTGGAGCGGATGGCGCCTTCAAACGCTACGCGGCGAGCACGACCGATCTGGTCGTTGATCTGGTCGGTTATTTCGCGCCCTAAGCCTCTGCAACTCATTGGGGTTTTTACGCCGGGATGTTTTGCCAAAGCGTCCCGGCATTTTTGGTTTCGAGCTGGTGGCGGGCGTTGGTTACACGATGCGATTTTGTAAGGCTTTGGCAACGGCTTCGGATTTGGAATGGACTTGGAGCTTGTCGTAGATGCTGCGCAAGTGAAAGGAAACCGTATGGACGCTGACGCCCAGCTCCGCCGCCGCCGTTTTGTAATTGTGACCGGCAACAAACAGTTTCAGCAGTCTTGTTTCGTGAGGTGTGAGTTCATAATCCGCGCGTTCGGGCGGGCGAATTTCACGGAACAGGGCGATCACACGGCGCGCGACTTCGGGCGACATCGGAGCGCCGCCTTGATGGGTTTCGCGCAAGCTGTCGAGTAGTTTCAGGGGAGGCGTTTTTTTCAGCAGATAGCCCGATGCGCCCGCACACATCGCGTCGAAGATGCGTTCATCGTCGTCGTAAACCGTCAGCATCAGGATCAGCAGGTCGGGATACCGCTCCTTCAGAATTTTGATCCCTTCGATGCCGCTCATGCCGGGCAAACCGATGTCGTTGAGCACCACATCAGGCAATTCAAAACTGATCTTTTGCAGGGCTTCTTCCATCGTGCGGTATGCGCCCGTGCAACGAAACCCATCGGTGCCGCCAATCAACATCGCCAACCCTTCGCGGATTTCGCGTCGGTCTTCGACGATGGCCACTTTGATGATTGGTTGTGAGTCGTTCATAAGTTTGCTTCCTTACCGGCAATTGCAGGGGCAACATAAACGCCTGTCGCGATCCTGTCACTACGAATTTGTGTAGTGATCTGTCTCGCTTTGATCGAGCGGCGCGCGCAATCGGACGATGGTTCCGTGTCCGAGCCGAGATTGGAATTCCAGCAACCCACCAATCCCTTTGGCGCGGTCGCGCATGCTGACCAGACCGTGTCCGTCGCTTTGGCGCGACGGATCGAATCCTCGCCCGTTGTCCTGCAAGGTCAACACAAGCGTTTGTTCGTCAAAACGCAATTCGATTTCGGCTTCGGTGCAGCCGGAGTGTTTGACCATGTTGTTGACGCTTTCCTTGAAGATCAGAAAGATTTCGCGCCGCAGATTGGCGCCGAGCTGAACATCTTCCGCTTCGGGCAATTGAAGCCGGAATTTGATATTTCGCGCCGTGAAACTGTCGGCGGCAAACCGGCGCATGCGTTGCGTCAAATCGCTCAGATGGTCTTTTTGCGGATTGACCGCCCAAACGATGTCGCTCATCGAATCCACCAACTCGCGCGAGGCGCTGGCGATCATTTGCAGCGGTTCGTTGATTTGCCGCTGCCCGTCGCTGAGCAGCGCGCCGGTCGCCGGTTTCAGGCGTTGGCGAAGCACCTCGCTGAGGATGGAAATCTGTGTCAGGCTGGAACCGATGTCGTCGTGCAAATCGGTGGCAATGCGACGGCGAACGCGTTCCAGTTCGCGCAATCGTTCATCGCGGGCTTGTTGCAATGCTTCGGCGGCGCGTTTGCGCTCCGTCACATCGCGCACGATGCCGGTGAAATACCGCTGGCCTTGCTGTTCAAATTCGCCGAAGGAAAGTTCCAGCGGAATTTCGTGTCCGTTTTTGTGCAATCCAGGCAGTTCAATCGAGCGCCAGGACAAATGCCGCTCTCCTGTTTTTTGATACCGCGCAAATCCCGATTGATGCAATTCGCGCAGGTATTCTGGCATCAACATCGTCAGGTCGCGGCCCAACATCTCGTTCAGACGGTGGCCGAAAATCTGTTCGGTTACGCGATTGGCAAAAATGATCGTGCCGGTTTCATCAATCGTGATGATGGCGTCCGAAGCCGTTTGGGCCAGCGTGCGGAATCGCATTTCGCTTTCGCGCAAGGCATGCAGCCGAGCCAGCCGCGTGCGCATAAACGCGTAAGCGACAATTCCCAGCAATCCGCCGCACAGGGCGAGAAACCACCAACGCCGCCAGACCGGCGGCAAAATTCTGAAAGACACCGTTGCCGGTTGCGGGCTATGCAAACCGGACGCGTTGATGGCGCGCACCGCAAATCGGTATTTACCCGGCGCAAGATTGGAAAAATTGATCGTGCGTTCTTCGCTGGGCGCGCTCCATTCGCGATCCGCGCCTTCCAATCGGTAATCGAAGCGCAACGCTTCGCCGGACGCAAAGCTCAGCCCGGTATATTCGATGCTCAATTGATTTTGCCCCGATTCCAGCGTCGGCAACGTGATTGTGGGAGCGCCCAGCGCCGAAACTAGATGTTCGATTCCATTGATGCGCAAGCCTGTAATCAACGCGGGCGGCGGAGCGGTTTGCCGGTCAGATTGCGGCGTGAAGCGCATCAGCCCATCGGTTGTGCCGAACCAAAGCCCGCCTTGCCGGTCGCGATACGCCGCCGTCAGTGAGGCATTCACCAAACCGTCGCCTGTGGTGTAGCGTTTGATTTCGCCCGTCGCCGGATCGAAGCGTTGAATGCCTTGATTCGCGCCGACGTAAATTCGCCCCTCCGCATCGCCCGTCAGAAACGTCAACATTTCACCGGCCAGGCCCTGTTGCTGCGCGTAAACGGTTATGCGCGGTGAATCGGCTTGCGGGTCATCAATCCGGCACAACCCTCCCAAGGCAACCGTGAACCACAATCGTCCCGCCGGATCGGAATACAGCGATTCAGTCGTTCCGCGCGGCACGCCATCCGCTGTTCCGAAGTATCGAAACCGCCCGTCGCGATACCGCGCCAGCCCGCCTTCGCGAAACGCCAGCCACAGATTTCCAGTCCGGTCTTCGGTCATTGCCCACACGGCGTTGAATCCGGGCAATCCGTCGCGCGCGCCATATTGCCGAAATGCGCCGCTAGCGCGTTCCCATCGCGTGAGCGTCTGTTCGGAAGGCGCAAACGACGCAATCCACAAATCGCCGCGCGCGTCTTCGTATAAGCGCGTGATGTTTTCATCGGCCAATCCATTTTGTTTGGTGTAAACGGCGCGCGGCGGCGTGTGAGC is a window encoding:
- a CDS encoding PAS domain S-box protein — translated: MRVSVKSKVCSLFWLLVCLCFPPRWAMAERLPIKAYTTADGLANQRVHRIVRDTHGFLWFCTSGGLSRFDGAHFANFGSEQGLPFPSLNDLLETSRGVYWLASNGGGVIRFTLDGGLQPSNATTARARFTTFRLGEEAAANRVNVLYRDATGAVWAGTDGGLFRMTESAGATTFTRVSLNLPGHSDLVVQINALISDRAGRLWIASRFGLLRRDADGRLVQYPIDADRETDPVYVLELDARQRLWLGHRAGLFMLPPEQMREADCRTPGICFDFTLRAVRHQPRAMNLHPKPDAARWFDERDGLRDPTVLGLLMGSDGRLWVTMSKGGLAVVENDRLSIPVVDQRLLDLQLGQMTEDSDGNLWLATSLNGARKLSRHGFSAFHTEDGLGRTISNLFETAKGELYVCSESWQISRYDGRGFITVKPKLSQSLPDSAWHSIQTTFQDHTGEWWVTTRAGLYRFPAVGDFAALAHTPPRAVYTKQNGLADENITRLYEDARGDLWIASFAPSEQTLTRWERASGAFRQYGARDGLPGFNAVWAMTEDRTGNLWLAFREGGLARYRDGRFRYFGTADGVPRGTTESLYSDPAGRLWFTVALGGLCRIDDPQADSPRITVYAQQQGLAGEMLTFLTGDAEGRIYVGANQGIQRFDPATGEIKRYTTGDGLVNASLTAAYRDRQGGLWFGTTDGLMRFTPQSDRQTAPPPALITGLRINGIEHLVSALGAPTITLPTLESGQNQLSIEYTGLSFASGEALRFDYRLEGADREWSAPSEERTINFSNLAPGKYRFAVRAINASGLHSPQPATVSFRILPPVWRRWWFLALCGGLLGIVAYAFMRTRLARLHALRESEMRFRTLAQTASDAIITIDETGTIIFANRVTEQIFGHRLNEMLGRDLTMLMPEYLRELHQSGFARYQKTGERHLSWRSIELPGLHKNGHEIPLELSFGEFEQQGQRYFTGIVRDVTERKRAAEALQQARDERLRELERVRRRIATDLHDDIGSSLTQISILSEVLRQRLKPATGALLSDGQRQINEPLQMIASASRELVDSMSDIVWAVNPQKDHLSDLTQRMRRFAADSFTARNIKFRLQLPEAEDVQLGANLRREIFLIFKESVNNMVKHSGCTEAEIELRFDEQTLVLTLQDNGRGFDPSRQSDGHGLVSMRDRAKGIGGLLEFQSRLGHGTIVRLRAPLDQSETDHYTNS